The following coding sequences lie in one Pseudorca crassidens isolate mPseCra1 chromosome 2, mPseCra1.hap1, whole genome shotgun sequence genomic window:
- the MASP2 gene encoding mannan-binding lectin serine protease 2 isoform X11 encodes MGSVPRMPGAGRLGAGPAVGQTDQRLLVTLGLLWGSAATTSSGPQWPKPVFGRLASPGFPGTYANNHEQRWALTAPPGYRLRLYFTHFQLEPSYLCEYDFVKLSAGTTVLATLCGSESTDTERAPGNATFYSPGSSLDVTFRSDYSNEKPFAGFEAFYSAEDIDECQVPPGEAPTCEHHCHNHLGGFYCSCRMGYVLHSNKHTCSEQSL; translated from the exons ATGGGGTCTGTTCCCAGAATGCCAGGGGCAGGGCGGCTGGGGGCAGGGCCGGCCGTTGGACAAACAGATCAAAG GCTGCTGGTCACCCTGGGTCTGCTGTGGGGCTCGGCAGCCACCACGTCCTCGGGCCCGCAGTGGCCCAAGCCCGTGTTCGGGCGCCTGGCATCTCCTGGCTTCCCAGGCACGTATGCCAACAACCACGAGCAGCGCTGGGCCCTGACGGCGCCCCCCGGCTACCGCCTGCGCCTCTACTTCACTCACTTCCAGCTGGAGCCCTCCTACCTCTGCGAGTACGACTTCGTCAAG CTGAGCGCCGGGACCACGGTGCTGGCCACGCTGTGCGGTTCAGAGAGCACGGACACGGAGCGGGCGCCCGGCAACGCCACCTTCTACTCGCCGGGCTCCAGCCTCGACGTCACCTTCCGCTCCGACTACTCCAACGAGAAGCCGTTCGCGGGCTTCGAGGCCTTCTACTCAGCAGAGG ACATCGACGAGTGCCAGGTGCCCCCAGGAGAGGCCCCCACCTGCGAGCACCACTGCCACAATCACCTGGGTGGCTTCTACTGCTCCTGCCGTATGGGCTATGTTCTCCACAGTAACAAGCACACTTGCTCAG AGCAGAGCCTCTAG
- the SRM gene encoding spermidine synthase isoform X1: MEPGLDGPAASGPAAIREGWFRETCSLWPGQALSLQVEQLLHHRRSQYQDILVFRSKSYGNVLVLDGVIQCTERDEFSYQEMIANLPLYSHPNPRKVLIIGGGDGGVLREVVKHSSVESVVQCEIDEDVIQVSKKFLPGMAIGYSSSKLTLHVGDGFEFMKQNQDAFDVIITDSSDPMGPAESLFKESYYQLMKTALKEDGILCCQGECQWLHLDLIKEMRHFCKSLFPVVDYAYCTIPTYPSGQIGFMLCSKNPSTNFREPVQQLTQKQVEEMQLKYYNSDVHQAAFVLPEFARKALNDVH, translated from the exons atGGAGCCCGGCCTTGACGGCCCCGCTGCCTCCGGCCCCGCTGCCATCCGTGAGGGCTGGTTCCGCGAGACGTGCAGCCTGTGGCCCGGCCAGGCCCTGTCTCTGCAGGTGGAGCAGCTGCTACACCATCGACGCTCGCAGTACCAGGATATCCTCGTCTTTCGCAG TAAGAGCTACGGTAACGTGCTGGTGTTGGACGGTGTCATCCAGTGCACAGAGAGGGACGAGTTCTCCTACCAGGAGATGATCGCCAACCTGCCTCTCTACAGCCACCCCAACCCACGCAAG GTGCTGATCAtcgggggcggggatgggggtgtCCTGCGGGAGGTGGTCAAGCATTCCTCCGTGGAGTCGGTGGTCCAGTGCGAGATTGACGAG GATGTCATTCAAGTCTCTAAGAAGTTCCTGCCGGGCATGGCCATTGGCTACTCTAGCTCAAAGCTGACCCTACACGTGGGTGACGGTTTTGAGTTCATGAAACAGAACCAGGACGCCTTCGACGTCATCATCACTGACTCCTCAGACCCCATGG GCCCTGCTGAGAGTCTGTTCAAGGAGTCCTACTACCAGCTCATGAAGACCGCCCTCAAAGAGGATGGCATCCTCTGCTGCCAGG GCGAGTGCCAGTGGCTGCACCTGGACCTCATCAAGGAGATGCGGCACTTCTGCAAGTCGCTCTTCCCCGTGGTGGACTACGCCTACTGCACCATCCCCACCTACCCCAGTGGCCAGATCGGCTTCATGCTGTGCAGCAAAAACCCA AGCACCAATTTCCGGGAGCCCGTGCAACAGCTGACGCAGAAGCAGGTGGAAGAGATGCAGCTGAAATACTACAACTCCGACGTACACCAGGCAGCCTTCGTCCTGCCCGAGTTTGCCCGGAAG GCTCTGAATGATGtgcactga
- the SRM gene encoding spermidine synthase isoform X2, giving the protein MEPGLDGPAASGPAAIREGWFRETCSLWPGQALSLQVEQLLHHRRSQYQDILVFRSKSYGNVLVLDGVIQCTERDEFSYQEMIANLPLYSHPNPRKDVIQVSKKFLPGMAIGYSSSKLTLHVGDGFEFMKQNQDAFDVIITDSSDPMGPAESLFKESYYQLMKTALKEDGILCCQGECQWLHLDLIKEMRHFCKSLFPVVDYAYCTIPTYPSGQIGFMLCSKNPSTNFREPVQQLTQKQVEEMQLKYYNSDVHQAAFVLPEFARKALNDVH; this is encoded by the exons atGGAGCCCGGCCTTGACGGCCCCGCTGCCTCCGGCCCCGCTGCCATCCGTGAGGGCTGGTTCCGCGAGACGTGCAGCCTGTGGCCCGGCCAGGCCCTGTCTCTGCAGGTGGAGCAGCTGCTACACCATCGACGCTCGCAGTACCAGGATATCCTCGTCTTTCGCAG TAAGAGCTACGGTAACGTGCTGGTGTTGGACGGTGTCATCCAGTGCACAGAGAGGGACGAGTTCTCCTACCAGGAGATGATCGCCAACCTGCCTCTCTACAGCCACCCCAACCCACGCAAG GATGTCATTCAAGTCTCTAAGAAGTTCCTGCCGGGCATGGCCATTGGCTACTCTAGCTCAAAGCTGACCCTACACGTGGGTGACGGTTTTGAGTTCATGAAACAGAACCAGGACGCCTTCGACGTCATCATCACTGACTCCTCAGACCCCATGG GCCCTGCTGAGAGTCTGTTCAAGGAGTCCTACTACCAGCTCATGAAGACCGCCCTCAAAGAGGATGGCATCCTCTGCTGCCAGG GCGAGTGCCAGTGGCTGCACCTGGACCTCATCAAGGAGATGCGGCACTTCTGCAAGTCGCTCTTCCCCGTGGTGGACTACGCCTACTGCACCATCCCCACCTACCCCAGTGGCCAGATCGGCTTCATGCTGTGCAGCAAAAACCCA AGCACCAATTTCCGGGAGCCCGTGCAACAGCTGACGCAGAAGCAGGTGGAAGAGATGCAGCTGAAATACTACAACTCCGACGTACACCAGGCAGCCTTCGTCCTGCCCGAGTTTGCCCGGAAG GCTCTGAATGATGtgcactga